The Polaribacter sp. HaHaR_3_91 genomic sequence TTCTGTGTTTGCAGCTTGTAATTTTAAATCATTCCCAAGACAGTTACCTAATGTAGATATAGCTACGTTAAATTTTATTTCTGGGTTAGAAGGAAAACCAGAAAAGAAACTACCAGAAGATGCAGAACCATTTTGATTGAAATAAGCACAATATAATTCATCTGTGCTATCAATAGAAATGCTACCTGTTAAATTAGTTACTTTATAAGTTACGTAATTAGAATTTCCATCAACATTAAATGGGCCAGAAGTAGAGTAGTTAGCAATTGGTTGAGAGTTTATATTTACAGTTGCACCAATGTTGGTTACAATAGTTATTCCACCTGTAAAAGTTGTGTTACCAATATCTTCAATATTTGGAATGTTATCTACTTTTCCTCTATTTTCACAACTTAAAGGAGGTACAAAAAATAAACCTTGATTTGCTTCGTTGTTATTTGCTCCAATTCCTTGGTAAGCAAAAACTTGATAAGAAGTTTTTACATACATATTTCCATTTGAACTGTATTTATTACCTTCTATTAAATAATATTCTCCAGCATTTATAGTTTTTTCAGAAGTAGTGTTTCCATTAATAAACACTTCAGTATGATCTTCGTGAGCAACAATTAATACGTTTTCCCAATCATTAGAACCATTTCCTTTTACAAAAATATATTCCGAACCAACCTTATCGATACCAACGATTTGATCTATTCCGTAATCTCTCCCGTTGCCATTATGAAAACTTCCGTTAACAGAACCTGTATTTACAACAATAGGTTTGTCTGAAGTAATTAAAGTACCAATTAAACCATCTCTATTTATCGTGTTATCAAAAGAATTTGTAGCAACAACATAGCTTTCTCCTTCATTTAAAAGAATATTAGAAATTGGTAAAGAACCAGAATAATTTTTTATCAAAATTCCCGCAGGTAAATCATCAAAATCTACAATAGTATTATCTTCTGTAGCCATTACAGAGATAAAATTTAAGTAGTTGTCTTGTGGATTTTCATTTGTAAACATTCCTGCTCTAAAAGAGGTTCCTAAAGCAGATGAACCTTTACTTACTAAAGCTCCAGCTTGCGCTCCTCCACCAGCTAAAACACGTATAGAAACATATATAACATCACTAGCTTCTATTATATACCCCTTATTAGAATGCACCACACTTGTTTGTCCCGAATCTATAAAAAGCTGAGTATCTCCGGTTCCTATCGATATTTCTTGAGGAGAGGTGTTGGTGACAGTACCTGTAATATCATCATTAGAACCAATTTGGGTAATTGTATAACTTACATTTTGGTTGCTTGGAGTTGAAATATAAAAATATTGATTTTCTGGATTTGCATTTCCGTTTTCCGCATACGTTAATGGTGGAATAAAGTGTTTTTTACTTAATTGAGCATTTATATTTTGAAAAGTAATAAAACAGATAAAAAATAGTAATACGTGGGGGAAACTTTTGCGCATTGTAACATTAAATTAAGTATTCTTATTATTAGTGGTTAAACAATTTTAACAACACAATAATTTAATGCCAAATTACAAAAGTTTATTGATTTTTTTTTATTTAATTATAGTATTAATAGATTTAATATGCTTATAAATCTCTCTTTTGTAGTAATCTGTAAGATAGGTAAACAAATATAAATGACCAGAAGCAAACAATTAGAATAGAAGAAAAATGTACATCGTAACTTTTTGTAAAGTTTTCACCTATTTGGCTAGCAACAGATTTTACAGCACCTAATCTAGAAAAAGGTTCTTTTATTAAGTTTGATATAGCTTCTAGAGGTAAAAATTGCATAATGGAATCTACAGATTCAGTTGTTTTGTCTGCGTCTCTAAAAGTCCAAAATAAATACCCTTTAAACATACTTTCTACAATAAGCCAAACTACCATTGCTCCAACAGCAAAAGCAGAACGTTTTACTAAAATTCCAAAAAATAAACCCATAGAAAAGAAACCAACTAGCTTTATAAAAAAAGCTAATAAGTAAACTAAATCTGTTGTAATTATTGAAAGTTCATTGTAATCTGAATACACTAAGCCCAAAATTAAAGAAACTACAAATACAAAAATGGTTGAAATTAAAGCAAATACAACTACTGTATAAAATTTTGAGAGTATAAATTCTTTTTTACTTAAACCATCAATTAAATTTTGCTTTAACGTTTTATAGCTATATTCATTTGCCATCATAGAAACAATAACCAAGAGCAAGAAAAACTTTAAAATTGAAGCCATGTAAGTATTAAAATGCCAGATGTAAGGAAAATTAAAAATGCCCATATCTGCTAAATGGAATTTTATAGGGCCAATATCAAATTTTATGGCAGCAATTAATGCAATAGAAGTAAGTAACCCAAAGTAAATAAGTGATAATACTTTACTGGCGCTGTTGTGTTTTAATTTATGAAATTCTATAGTAAGTAGTCTTAACATGACTTTGTAGTTTAAAAGATGATTAATTATTATTGGTTAGATCTAAGAATTGTTGCTCTAAACTAGGTTTGCGTTTTACCAAGTGAGATAGAATAATTCCATTTTTAAATAGAAATTCATTTATTTCTGTTGATGAAATTTCGCTGTTTAAAGTAGCAATTATGGTTTCGTGATCTTTACTAATTTTACCAATTGCAGGATGTTCTTCTAAAATAGTCATTAATTTATCTTCGTTCGTTTCTACTTTTAATTCGAATAAACCATTAGAAGCTGTCATTTCATCTACACGACCTGCATATAATTTTACACCTTTTCTTATAACCACTACGTGAGAACATACTTTTTCTACTTCGTCTAATAGGTGAGAAGCTAATAAAATAGTCGTTCCGTTTGCTGCAATATTTTGTATAATCTGACGAATTTCGTGAATTCCTTGCGGATCTAAACCGTTAGTGGGTTCGTCTAAAATTAAAATTTCAGGATCATTTAATAGGGCAGAAGCAATAGCTAAACGCTGCTTCATACCTAAAGAAAACGTACTAAACTTACTGTCCTTTCTGTCAAAAAGATTTACAGTTGCAAGTTTCTCGTTTATTTTTTCTGTTGATATTTCTTTTATCTTACAAATTAGAGCTAAGTTCTGAGTAGCTGTCATGTAAGGGTAAAAGTTAGGGCGCTCAATAATTGCACCTACTTTTTTTAAGGCTTGATGTGTAGTTAGTTTTCCGTTAAACCAAGAAAACTCTCCAGAAGTCCTGTTTACAACGTTTAAAATAATACCTAAAGTGGTAGATTTTCCACTTCCGTTTGGTCCTAAAATTCCGTAAACATTCCCTCTTTCTATATCAAAAGAAAGATTGTTTACTGCGTGAACTTTTCCGTATTTTTTATCGAGATTTTTGAGTGATAAGATAGTTTCCAAAGAAATTGATTTAGTCGATTATGTTTGTAAGACGACTAATTTACAATTTTGTTACGGGAAATTTAGGTAAATGTTAAACTGTGCAAAGTTGTAATTGTTAAAATTAGAGGCTTAATAATTATTGTAAGTGTAATTTTAAACACAGTTACACTAATAAACGCTAAAACAATTACACGAATTTCCTAATATTCAGTAAAGTCGTAATCATCATCAAAATGACCAAACTCATCATCGATGTCTTCTTCATCACCAAAACCATCGTCTAATTTTTCTGCAATAAATTCTTTTTCTGGTGCTTCACTAGGTATTTCTCCTACAGTTAAAATAATTTGTGGTAAATCACCTTTTTTATCAGCCGAAACCTCAATAACTTCAACGTAGAAAGTCCACATTTTTAAGAAATCGTAAACATAAATTAGTTTATCACCTTCCTGGGGTAACGTCTCATTTAAAATACAAGTTTGCATGGAAAGCCCTTCGCCAATCTCTTCCATATTAAACAACGGAATTTCTTCACCTTGGTTCCATTCATCATCAGTTTTATAAAAAGAAGCCATTTCTTGACCTCCAAAACCAAAAGATTTTGCAATGGTTGCATGTAAAACTTCTAAGTTTAAGCTGTCATCAACTAAAATAGTTCTGATTACATCTTCTTTTGTGTCTAAAATTATGCGTATTTTGTACATGAAATGGTTTCGTTTTTCTGCTGCAAAAATACAAAATTTTATATGTACTTTTACCATATAAAACGAATGATATGGATACAGTTGCTATTTTAAAAGCATTTAACGAGAGTTCTAAAAACACATTAATGGAAACTCTTGATATTGAATATGTTGCTCTTGGTGACGATTTTTTAACTGCAAAAATGCCTGTAAAATCTAAGGTTCATCAACCTTACGGACAATTACATGGAGGCGCAACGGCGGCTTTGGCGGAAAGTGTAGGGAGTGCTGCATCTAATTTTTTTATAGATAGTAAAACGCAGTTTGTAAACGGAATTCAGTTGTCTATAAATCATATAAAAAGCAAAAGAGAAGGTATGGTTTTTGCTACTGCAAAGAATATTCATAAAGGTAAAACAACGCATTTATGGGAAGTTAGAATTGTTGATGAAAATGACGATTTAATTTCCGTAGCAAAAATGACAAATATTGTTTTAACAAAGAGATCATAAATACAATACTTTGAATATTATTTTTAATAAAATTGAAGAAAATTACAAAAGAAACATCCCTTTTGTAGTTTATAGAAAACCGAATACAGAATCCGTTAATGGGTTTTTTATGAAGGATGATGCATTGAATTTTACAACACAATTTAAAGAAACCGGATTTGTTTTTGCGCCTTTTAATTCCGATGAAAAAGCTGTTTTATTTCCTTTAGAAAAATCAGAATTTATTCATGAAAATATTTTAATTGAAGAAAATTTATCTCTTAATGATACTATATCAAGTGAGGTGAATTCTGATAAAGAAAAACATCTTCATTTGGTAGAAAAAGCGCTAGATGATATAAGTAATAATGAACTTATTAAAGTAGTTGTTTCTAGAAAAGAAGAAATTCAGTTAGATGAATTTGATGTACTTCTTACTTTTAAAAAATTACTAAATACCTATGCAAATGCATTTGTATATGTTTGGTTTCATCCAAAAGTAGGTTTGTGGTTTGGTGCCACTCCCGAAACCCTTTTAAATATTAAAGGAACCCGTTTTAAAACGATGTCTTTAGCAGGTACACAGGTTTATGTAAATTCTGAAGATGTTGTTTGGAAAAACAAAGAATTAGAAGAGCAACAATTGGTTACCGATTTTATTGAAAGTCAATTAAAACCAGTTTCTACCAATCTTAAAATTGACAAGATAGAAACGGTAAGAGCTGGGAGTTTGTTGCATTTAAGAAGTAGTGTAGAAGGTGAGTTGAGGTTTACGTCCAATTTAAAAACATTAATTAGAAGTTTGCATCCTACACCTGCTGTTTGTGGTCTTCCAAGAGAAAAAGCTGAAGAGTTTATCTCTAAATATGAAAACTATAAAAGGAAATTTTACAGCGGTTTTTTAGGAGAACTAAATATTGAAAATAATAGTTCTTCTCTTTTTGTAAACTTAAGATGCATGAGTGTAGCAGATAAAATAGCTTCTATATATGTTGGTGGCGGAATTACAAAAGATAGTTCAGCAAAAAAAGAGTGGGAGGAAACCATTGCTAAAACAAAGACAATAAAGAAAGTGCTTTAACTTATAAAAATAAAAATCAAAAAACCGCAAATAGTAAATTTGCGGTTTTTCTTTTTGTGTAAAACTTGAAATAAAATATTTTTAACGTATTTATTTGTTCCTACTTTGATATTCTCAATTAAGCAAATACAAAAATAGTCTAGGACTGTTATATATCGTCAAAAGAAACATTTGTAAAACTCTCTGTAGATTTTATTTCTTCAGTTGTTTCAGTTCCTTCTTCCTTTTTAAAATCTTTTTGGTGGCGCTCACTAATTACTTCGCTCCCTTTTTCATTTAAAATATAGTCGGTTGCTTTACCTAGCATTTCTTGAAAATCTGTAAAATCTTCTTTATATAAGTAAATTTTGTGTTTTTGGTAATGGAAAGACCCATCATCATGTGTAAATTTTTTGCTCTCCGTAACAGTTAAGTAGTAATCATCTGCTTTTGTTGCTCTTACATCAAAAAAGTAAGTTCTTCTTCCTGCTCTTAATACTTGTGAAAAAATTTCTTCCTGTTCAACTCTCTCTGCTCTCTCTGCCATAATTATTGTAAAATAGTAATTATAATATTTTTTTTATACTTAACAAATCTAACAAAATATTTTATGTAGCAAGGTTAAAGATTAAATTTCTTTTTCTAAAAGTTGTTGGTCATACAAATCTTTATAGTAACCGTCTATGGTTATTAGTTGATTATGAGTTCCTTGTTGTATGATTTCTCCTTGGTCTAAAACAATAATTTTATCGGCATTTTTGGCCGAAGAGATTCTGTGACTAATTATAAAAGTGGTAATATTTTTTGATATTCTCTCTAAATTCGAAAGGATTTTTTCTTCAGTTTCTGTGTCTACAGCAGACAAGCAATCATCAAAAATTAAAATTTTAGGTTTCTTTATTATTGCTCTTGCAATAGAAACACGCTGCTTCTGTCCGCCAGAAAGGGTTACACCACGTTCTCCTAATACGGTTTTGTATCCGTTAGGGAAATCGATAATATTTTTATGTACATCCGCATTTTTGGCTGCAGCAATAATCTCTTCTTGTGTAGCGTCTTCTTTACCAAATTTAATATTGTCTTCTATACTTTCAGAGAATAAAAATGGATCTTGTGGTACAAAACCAATCTGACTTCTAACTGCGTCTAAATTGGCTTCTTTAATAGGTATGTCGTCTAGTAAGATTGTTCCTATTTTGGTATCATACAACCTAGAAATTAATTCTATAATAGTAGATTTTCCCGAGCCTGTTTTACCTAAAATAGCAATGGTTTCTCCAGATTTAACAGAAATGTTGATGTTTTTTAGAGCAGTTATATTAGTATCATCATACGTAAAAGTAACATCTTTAAAAGTAACATTTCCTTTTAATTCTATTGGCAAATTGCTGCTATTTTGTATTTCTGGTACATGCTGTAAAAATTCATTAATTCTAGCTTGTGAAGCTTCTGCTTGCTGCACCATAGAGGTAACCCAACCTACAACAGCTACGGGCCAAGTTAAGATATTTACATAAAGCATAAACTCTATAATGGTACCTATTTGTATTTCATTTTCTATATATAATTGACCTCCAACATATAAAACTAATAAGTTACTAATACCAATTAAAAAGACCATCAACGGAAAAAATAACGCATTTGCTTTTTGAAGATGGATGTTTTTTTCCTTGCTTTTATCTGCAATTTTATCGAAGTCTTTTATAATTGAAGCTTCAATTCCGTAAGATTTAACCACATTAATTCCTGAGAAAAACTCTTGATTAAAAGTGGTTAATTTTGATAAATATTGCTGAACAATAGTACTTCTTTTATGTATTACTTTACTTAAAACGAATATTGAAATCGATAATAAAGGAAAAGGAATTAAAGTGTACATGGTTAGTTTCACATCAATACTCATCATTTGAGTAAAACCAACAACTAACAAAACAATCATGTTAATGGTATACATCACTGCAGGTCCTACATACATTCTTACTTTAGAAACATCTTCAGAAATACGATTCATTAAATCTCCTGTTCTGTTTTTTTTGTAGAAATTGAGTGATAACCTCTGGTATTGTTGATAAATTTCGTTTTTTAAATCAAATTCTATCAACCTAGAAGTAACAATAATAGTTTGCCTCATTAAAAAAGTGAAAAAACCAGATAATATGGCAACTCCTATAATAAGAAGTACATTTATTAATAATTGGTGCTGTACTTCTTCTAGATTAGTAACAGTACCGTCTAGGTAATCTTCTACAATGTTTAAAGAATCTCCTACTATTTGAGGGATTTTTAAAGCTAAAAATTTGGCTAAAATGGTTATTGATAACCCTATTAATAATCGCCATTTATATTTAGAAAAGTATTTGTTTACGTGTCTTAGTTCCTTCAATGAATATTGAATTTTTAAAAAATAAAATTACAATAATTATAATATCTATAAATTATTTTTTTGTTAAATAAGTAAAAATGCAAAGATACAAGATTCAGGATAGAATTAATTCTTAAAAAAGAATAAAAAGGTAGTCGAATAAAAGTAAAATAACACTATTTTTGCACCCAAATTTATATATAAGTTCTTTAGAAAATGATTAACAGGAGACATATTCGAGTTAAAGTAATGCAATCTGTGTACGCTATGTTACATTCTTATAATGATGATATCATTAAAGAGGAAAAATTTTTAAAACATAGTATATTAAAAATGTACGATTTGTACGTTTTAAACCTACAGTTATTGGTAGAAGTACAAAAATTAGCAGCTAAAAAAATAGCACTTTCTAAAAAGAAAATTCTTGCTACCAAAGAAGATTTAAACCCAAACAACAAGTTTTTAAACAATAGACTTATAAATACCATCGCAGAAAGCGTAAGTATAGAAGGTTATGTTGAGTTAAATGATGTAAACAACTGGGAAGAAAATGATGAGTATGTAAAAATTATTTTTGACAAATTGCAAAATAGCGATTTGTATAAAAAATATTTAGCTACTGAAGAAGATTCTTATAAAGTAGACAAAGCTTTTGTAATTGATTTCTTTAAAGAAATTATTGCACCAAATGAAAAATTAGGCGAATATTTTGAAGACACTATGATTTCTTGGTCAGATGATATTCCTTTTGTAAATACTTGGGTTGTAAAAACGTTAAGTAAGCAAAAAGATAATACTATTTTTGTTTTAGGTAAATTATATAAAGATAAGGATGATGAAGATTTTGTATCTAAAATGTTTAAGAAAACAGTTTTAAATAATACAGAGTACGAGTCTATTATTGAAGAAAAAACACCAAACTGGGAAACAGATAGAATTGCCGATATAGATATGATTCTAATAAAAATGGCAATTGCAGAGTTTTTTAATTTCCATTCTATACCAACCAGAGTTACTATTAATGAATATATAGAAATATCTAAAGATTATTCTACAGAAAAGAGTAGCTACTTTATCAATGGAGTTTTAGATAAAATTTCTAAAGAATTTATAGAAAGTAAAAGAATTGTTAAAATAGGTAGAGGATTGCTTTAAACTATTGTTTTAGGTAATTAATTTATTATTTTTACGCAAAATTAAATCATAATGAAGAAAATAACAATCTTATTAGCATTTGTAATTACAGCATCTTTCTTTACAGCTTGTAAAGACGGAGGAAGTGCCGTTAAAAAAGTAAATCAAGAAAATTTAGATAACGCTGCATCTAGAGATAATGAAATTAAAAAAGGAACAGCTTTAATTTCATTAGATAAAACAATCTATGATTTTGGTACTGTAAATGAAGGAGATTTGGTAGAAACTAGTTTTGTGGTTACCAATTCTGGAAAAACAGACTTAGTAATAACAAACGCACAAGGATCTTGTGGTTGTACAGTTCCTACTTGGCCAAAAGCACCAATTAAACCAGGTGAAACAGGTATTGTTGATGTGAAGTTTAATACAAACGGTAGACCAAATAGACAACAGAAAACAGTAACCTTAACAACAAACACAGAAGCTGGTAGACAGGTTTTAACAATTAAAGGTTCTGTAACACCAAAAGCAAAATAAAAAATATGTATACTGTAATATTTTTACAAGAAGGAATGAGTGGTAGTTTAATGAGCATGTTGCCTTTTTTAGCAATTATTGTTGTGTTTTATTTTTTTATGATAAGACCACAAATGAATCGTCAGAAAAAAGAAAAAGCTTTTCAATCTGAAATTAAAAAAGGAGCAAAAGTGGTTACTTCTAGTGGTATTCATGGTAAAATAGCTGAAATTAATGAAGCGGAAGGTACCGTAACTATAGAAACTGGAGCAGGGAAAATTAAGTTTGAACGTTCTGCTGTTTCTATGGAATTAACAAACAAAAAATTAGCACCAGCTAAAAAATAAATAGTTAGTTAATTAAAATATTAAGTGAGCTATGTCTTTTTAGATACAGCTCACTTTTTTGTTAACAAGCTTTTGTGTAGATTGCATTAAAATTGATTTATTACCTTGATAAAGAATAGAAAAATAACGAAAAGTTTTATTAGTTTTTTAATAGCCTCTATTTTAATGTGGTTTTTAATTACGCTTTCTAAAGAATATACCACTAGTCTCACTTTTTCTGTAAACTATAAAAATATTCCTCAAGATAAATTATTACAGAATAATCCTACAAAAGAAATAGATATTATTGTAAAATCTACTGGGTTTAATATTATAAGATCTGGTTTTGGTGATAAAACAATTACCCTAAACGCTAATAGTTTACGTAAAAAATCTTCTGGGAGCTATTATTTTTTAACAAGAAACCAAGTTAGCACAATTCAAAAACAATTGCATTCTGGCATTGAATTACAACAAATTGTGTTGGATACTATTTATTTAGATATTGGTACTTTAACTTCTAAAAAAGTCGCCTTAAAACCAAATTTAGATATTAAATATCAAATTGGTTATGATATTTTAGAGCCAGTAAGTGTGGAACCAGATAGTATCTTTATTTCTGGTCCAGAAGCACAAGTAAAGAACATAACTTCCATCGATTTAAAAGTAATAAAACTAGAGAATGTTAGAGAAGATTTTTCTAAAGATGTTGAAATTGTATTGCCTAAAAACTCCGGTAACATTAAGTTTAATTCTAAATTTACAACTATTAGTGGTAAAGTAGAGAAGTTTACAGAGGGTACTTTAGAGGTTCCGTTTACAATTAAAAATCTTCCAAGAGGAGTCGATTTAACGATACTTAATAAAACTGTAGAAATAGTTTATGTAGTAGGTCTTTCTAACTTTAATAAAATTGATAAAAACTTTTTTGAGGTAGTTTGTGATTATAATCTTTCTAAAGATAATAAGCTTGGGTATTTGTTACCTAAAGTTATAGGAAAACCAGATTATGTTAAAAGTTTTAAAGTGATACCTAATAAAATAGATTTTTTAATTCAGAAATAAAATGGTTGTAGGTTTAACAGGTGGTATAGGAAGCGGAAAAACTACAGTAGCTAATATTTTTGCCAATTTTAATACGATTGCTATTTACAATGCAGATTTAGAAGCTAAAAAGTTAATGAATACCTCTCCTGTAATAAAGTCTAAAATTATTGAAGAGTTTGGAGATGAATCTTACCTAGATAATCAATTAAATCGACCTTTTATAGCGAACCTTGTTTTTAAGGATAAAAACAAATTAGCAGCCTTAAATGCAATTGTGCATCCTGAAGTAAAAAATCACTTTAATGAATTTGTAAAACTACATACAGATAAAGAGTATATTTTATATGAAAATGCGATTCTTTTTGAAAGTAAGAGTAATCTTAAATGCGATATTATAATATCTGTTTATGCACCTCTTAACGTTAGAATAGAAAGGACAATGCTAAGAGATAACAGTTCTAAAATAGCGGTAGAAAACAGAATAAAAAACCAATGGTTAGAAGATAAAAAGTTACTACAATCTAATTATGTTATTACCAATTTAAGCAAAGAAAATACTCATTTTCAGGTCCTTAAAATCCATAATATTTTAACAAAAAAAGAGGTTTCAATTTAATTTTATTCAATAGGATTGTTAAAATAGTCTTAAATTTAAAGTAAAGTTGTTAATTTAGGTTAAAAACAATAAAATCAACTTTTGAAAGCCGTAACTTTGATGTATGGGTAAGAAAATGTTTGTTCTTATTGTGGTTTTAATGAGCATTTCCTTGATAGGAATTATTGCTGTACAATTGTTTTGGATAAACAATGCGGTTGAAAGCAGAAATGAGCAATTTAAGAATGATATTCAAAAATCTTTGGGGAATGTAACCCAGAGAATAAATGATAAAGAGGAAGCTTTTTTTGATAAAAAAATGGAAGATTTCTTTGATAACGTTGGTTTGGCTAACGATGCTCAAATAAGAAATTATTTATTTCAAGAAATAGATACTATTACGAAAGAGCGTTTTTCTATAGGAACTACTTATTTAGAAGAAAATTTTAAATTACCAACAGAGTTTTTAGACAATGATTCTATCATAGTAAAAAGAGTTACTGGCAAACAAGATTTTTTTCATTCAAGATTAATTAAAGGAGTAGACAATGCTTTTTCTTCAACAGATGAAAATAGATACTCTTTTACTAAAAGATTTAAGAAAATTGAAAACGCTTATAATTCTGCATATTTTGAAGACTATAAGAAAATTACTCCTCTTCATCAAAGAATAAGTAATAACGATTTAAATAATACGATTAAGGAAGAGTTAGAAAAACGAAATGTATATTTAGATTTTAAATATGGTGTTTATAGTAAAGATGGTTTAGCTACAAAACTAAAATCTGGATATTATACTATAAACAAAAAAGAAAGCTATCCGTATCCTCTTTTTTTTAATGAAAATGGAGATGTTGAATATGAGTTATATGTAACTTTTCCGTCTAAAGATAAACACATACTTTCTGGTCTTTCTGGAATTTTAATACTTTCATTGTCATTTATATTTATCATTATTATCGCTTTTTCTAGTTCTTTGTATCAATTAATTAGACAGAAAAAAATATCAGAAATAAAAACTGATTTTATAAATAATATGACGCATGAGTTTAAGACACCAATTGCTACCATTAACCTTGCTTTAGACTCTATCAAGAATCCAAAGATTATTAATGATAACGAAAAAGTGTTGCGTTATGTAAAAATGATTAGAGACGAAAATAAAAGAATGCATTCTCAAGTAGAAAATGTCTTAAGAATATCTAGGTTAGAAAAAAATCAGTTAGATATTAGTAAGGAAACTATTGATATGCACGACACAATAGAAGATGCAATAACACATGTAAGTTTATTAATTGCAGATAGAAAAGGGACGATAAATACACATTTTGAGGCAATTATAACAGAAATTCCTGGTAACGAATTTCATTTAACAAATATAATTGTTAATATATTAGAAAATGGTTTAAAATATTCTGAAGGTGCA encodes the following:
- a CDS encoding ABC transporter permease, whose product is MLRLLTIEFHKLKHNSASKVLSLIYFGLLTSIALIAAIKFDIGPIKFHLADMGIFNFPYIWHFNTYMASILKFFLLLVIVSMMANEYSYKTLKQNLIDGLSKKEFILSKFYTVVVFALISTIFVFVVSLILGLVYSDYNELSIITTDLVYLLAFFIKLVGFFSMGLFFGILVKRSAFAVGAMVVWLIVESMFKGYLFWTFRDADKTTESVDSIMQFLPLEAISNLIKEPFSRLGAVKSVASQIGENFTKSYDVHFSSILIVCFWSFIFVYLSYRLLQKRDL
- a CDS encoding ABC transporter ATP-binding protein, which translates into the protein METILSLKNLDKKYGKVHAVNNLSFDIERGNVYGILGPNGSGKSTTLGIILNVVNRTSGEFSWFNGKLTTHQALKKVGAIIERPNFYPYMTATQNLALICKIKEISTEKINEKLATVNLFDRKDSKFSTFSLGMKQRLAIASALLNDPEILILDEPTNGLDPQGIHEIRQIIQNIAANGTTILLASHLLDEVEKVCSHVVVIRKGVKLYAGRVDEMTASNGLFELKVETNEDKLMTILEEHPAIGKISKDHETIIATLNSEISSTEINEFLFKNGIILSHLVKRKPSLEQQFLDLTNNN
- a CDS encoding plasmid pRiA4b ORF-3 family protein, whose translation is MYKIRIILDTKEDVIRTILVDDSLNLEVLHATIAKSFGFGGQEMASFYKTDDEWNQGEEIPLFNMEEIGEGLSMQTCILNETLPQEGDKLIYVYDFLKMWTFYVEVIEVSADKKGDLPQIILTVGEIPSEAPEKEFIAEKLDDGFGDEEDIDDEFGHFDDDYDFTEY
- a CDS encoding PaaI family thioesterase, with amino-acid sequence MDTVAILKAFNESSKNTLMETLDIEYVALGDDFLTAKMPVKSKVHQPYGQLHGGATAALAESVGSAASNFFIDSKTQFVNGIQLSINHIKSKREGMVFATAKNIHKGKTTHLWEVRIVDENDDLISVAKMTNIVLTKRS
- a CDS encoding chorismate-binding protein, whose product is MNIIFNKIEENYKRNIPFVVYRKPNTESVNGFFMKDDALNFTTQFKETGFVFAPFNSDEKAVLFPLEKSEFIHENILIEENLSLNDTISSEVNSDKEKHLHLVEKALDDISNNELIKVVVSRKEEIQLDEFDVLLTFKKLLNTYANAFVYVWFHPKVGLWFGATPETLLNIKGTRFKTMSLAGTQVYVNSEDVVWKNKELEEQQLVTDFIESQLKPVSTNLKIDKIETVRAGSLLHLRSSVEGELRFTSNLKTLIRSLHPTPAVCGLPREKAEEFISKYENYKRKFYSGFLGELNIENNSSSLFVNLRCMSVADKIASIYVGGGITKDSSAKKEWEETIAKTKTIKKVL
- a CDS encoding PUR family DNA/RNA-binding protein, whose product is MAERAERVEQEEIFSQVLRAGRRTYFFDVRATKADDYYLTVTESKKFTHDDGSFHYQKHKIYLYKEDFTDFQEMLGKATDYILNEKGSEVISERHQKDFKKEEGTETTEEIKSTESFTNVSFDDI
- a CDS encoding ABC transporter ATP-binding protein, with translation MKELRHVNKYFSKYKWRLLIGLSITILAKFLALKIPQIVGDSLNIVEDYLDGTVTNLEEVQHQLLINVLLIIGVAILSGFFTFLMRQTIIVTSRLIEFDLKNEIYQQYQRLSLNFYKKNRTGDLMNRISEDVSKVRMYVGPAVMYTINMIVLLVVGFTQMMSIDVKLTMYTLIPFPLLSISIFVLSKVIHKRSTIVQQYLSKLTTFNQEFFSGINVVKSYGIEASIIKDFDKIADKSKEKNIHLQKANALFFPLMVFLIGISNLLVLYVGGQLYIENEIQIGTIIEFMLYVNILTWPVAVVGWVTSMVQQAEASQARINEFLQHVPEIQNSSNLPIELKGNVTFKDVTFTYDDTNITALKNINISVKSGETIAILGKTGSGKSTIIELISRLYDTKIGTILLDDIPIKEANLDAVRSQIGFVPQDPFLFSESIEDNIKFGKEDATQEEIIAAAKNADVHKNIIDFPNGYKTVLGERGVTLSGGQKQRVSIARAIIKKPKILIFDDCLSAVDTETEEKILSNLERISKNITTFIISHRISSAKNADKIIVLDQGEIIQQGTHNQLITIDGYYKDLYDQQLLEKEI
- the nusB gene encoding transcription antitermination factor NusB — protein: MINRRHIRVKVMQSVYAMLHSYNDDIIKEEKFLKHSILKMYDLYVLNLQLLVEVQKLAAKKIALSKKKILATKEDLNPNNKFLNNRLINTIAESVSIEGYVELNDVNNWEENDEYVKIIFDKLQNSDLYKKYLATEEDSYKVDKAFVIDFFKEIIAPNEKLGEYFEDTMISWSDDIPFVNTWVVKTLSKQKDNTIFVLGKLYKDKDDEDFVSKMFKKTVLNNTEYESIIEEKTPNWETDRIADIDMILIKMAIAEFFNFHSIPTRVTINEYIEISKDYSTEKSSYFINGVLDKISKEFIESKRIVKIGRGLL
- a CDS encoding DUF1573 domain-containing protein, translating into MKKITILLAFVITASFFTACKDGGSAVKKVNQENLDNAASRDNEIKKGTALISLDKTIYDFGTVNEGDLVETSFVVTNSGKTDLVITNAQGSCGCTVPTWPKAPIKPGETGIVDVKFNTNGRPNRQQKTVTLTTNTEAGRQVLTIKGSVTPKAK